GGGCGCGGGCCGGCTTCCATCCGCCACTCAGATGCCGCCGACGAAACAACCGGAATTGAGCAGATCGTCGGGATCGAATTGATGTTTCAATCGCCGCATCAACGGCAGAGCATTGCCGGTGTAACCCCAGCGGCCTATGCGTTGCAGCACTTCTGCTGGGGCTTCCAGAAGGCTAAGGTACCCGCACCCGGCTTCACATTGCGCTCGCAGCTCCTGCAGCCGCGCGATCGGGTCGTCGCTCGCCAGGTATAGGCGGCCCAACCCGCTACCCGCACGGACAATTCCACATTCTTTCTCTGCTGATAACCGAGCCAGGAAAGCGATTGCCTCCGCCGGCAACACTCCTATTTTGCAAGTGACTGCCAGTCCCGAGCTCGGCGGATGAATCAACAACGGCAATCGCGCCCATAGATCTCGCTCGCCCTCCCCAGCAAATGTTGCCGCCCGAACTGCCAGCTGCTGAGCGACCGCCGCAACGCGCTCGCACTGCTGGGCAACACTTGCCGCCACGCTCTCAAAGCGAACCAGCAATCCCAGATCGATTCCCTGTCCGGAGGTTCCTAACTCCAGAGCGCGCACTGCACCGGCAGACAGCAAGTCCGCCGCCGTCGGTGTCAGTGCCGAGCCGCGCAGCCACTGAGCTGCCCGCGCGATCGCGTCTGCCGGCCCCACCAGCGCAATCGTGCCCGAGTCATCCGGGAGCGGATAGGTGCGCAGCGTTACCAGCGCGATCGCGCCTAGGGTTCCGTGGGACCCGACCATCAGTTTTGTCAGGTCGTAACCCGCCACGTTCTTAACTACGCGCCCGCCCGCGTGCGCGACTTGCCCGTCCGCTCGCACGAACTCGACGCCGATCGCCAAATCCCTCACGCCACCGTACCGCTGCCGCCAGCTGCCCGAGTCTGCCGTTGCGACAACGCCGCCTACCGTGGCGCGATCGGGATATGTCGGATCCAGCGGCACGAATTGCCCGGTTTTTGCCAGCACGTGTTGGAGTTCCGTCCATCGAACCCCAGCTTCCACCGTCACCGTGAGGTCGCCAACTGCATGCTCCACCAGGCAATCGAGCGCGCGCGTACTCAAGCGCACGTCTGCATTCAACGGCTCGACCCAGGTCAGCTTACTCCCGCAACCGTAAATCGCCACTCGCAGGCGTTTCTGTTGCGCGCGTTCCAGCACCAAACTCAATGCCGCGCGCGATCGCGGCACGACCGTGCAACTCAATGCATCGACCGCGCACTCGGCTGCACCTGCCGCTACGAGATCGTCAAAGACCGACGCGATCGCATCCGCTGCTGCCAAACTCGTCCCTCTGCTCGGTGCCCTACTTAGTATAGTGCGACACTTCACGCGCCAGTCCCAAATACCTTACCCATGCAGGTCTTTGCTGCCGCAGGCGAGGTACTGGCGGGGGTCAGCTGCCCTTCCTCACCAACCGCACTGACCTGCTGAGAGCAGTTGCCACGTCTCCAAGAAGACTCAGTCGCCGCGACGAGCGATCGCGACCCACGATTGCGGATTGAATCTCAGGTTGGTACTGGCTCGCCCGGTCGCAAGCGGACCCATTTCCCCATCTCTTCGGCAAAGCTGTTGCAGCCGACCACGTCCCACTCGATTTCGATGTGGTCCTGACGCGAGCGGATATTTACGTTAATTGTCGGTTCGACTGGCTCGAAGTCCGGAGCTTCGGTCAGATGCAGCTGTTCGTGCTGCGTTTCCACCGCGTGGTATGTCTTACAGCGATCTACGTACGTGCAATTAATGCAAATGCACATGGCTTTAAGCCCTACGATCTTAGTGCCAATCTAGCTCGGATTCGCGGGCTCGCATCGGCCTTAGAACGGCCGGAGGAATCCTAAGGCATCGCGCACGCGAGCGAGGGTAGCATCGGCAATCGCAGCTGCGCGATCGCGGCCGTCGCGCAACACGGACGCCAGGTAGCGCTTGTCATCGGATAGCTCTCGATGACGCTCCTGGATCGGACGCAGGGCTTCAACTGCAGTCCCGGTCAGCAGCGGTTTGAACTGCCCCCAACCCATATCCGCACATTCGGCGGCAACGGTTTCCTTGGTTTTGCCTGCGAGCAAGGCGTATAACGACAGTAAGTTCTGACACTCGGGACGTTCGGGGTTGTCGAACTCCAAACCGCGCAGCGGGTCGGTTTTACAGCGCTTGATCTTCTTGGCGATCGCCTCGGGTGGGTCCAGCAGGTTGATGCGACTAGCGTCGGCCGGGTCGGACTTGGACATTTTGCGCGTGCCGTCGGTCAAGCTCATCACGCGCGCGCCTTCGGTTCGGATCAGCGGATCGGGAATTTTCAGCACCGGTGCATCGGCGCTGGCAAACTGGTCGTTGACGCGGGCGGCGATATCGCGAGTGAGTTCGAGGTGTTGCTTTTGGTCTTCGCCCACCGGAACTTTGTCGGCGTCGTAGAGCAAGATGTCGGCTGCCATTAAGACGGGATAGTCGAGCAAGCCGACGCCGACATTTTCACCCTGCTTGACGGCTTTTTCTTTGAACTGAATCATCCGCTCCAACCAATTGAGCGGCGTAACGCAGTTCAGCAGCCATGCCAGCTCGCTGTGAGCGCTGACGTGAGATTGCACGAAAATGGTTGAATACTCGAGGTCGATCCCGCAGGCAAGGTAAAGGGCCGCGATCGCTAGGGTATCGTTGGCAAGCACTCTGGGCTCGTGGGGGACGGTGATGGCGTGGAGATCGACAACGCAGAAGAAGTTGTCGTACTGGTGCTGCCCGTCGACCCAGTTGCGAATCGCCCCAAGGTAGTTGCCTAGGTGCAGATTACCCGTCGGCTGGACGCCGGAAAGAACTCGCGGTTTAGACACCATTATCTCGTGCGCGGATTGCCTGACCAATTATACGGCGTCAGACATTGCTGGCATGTGCGCCCATAGGGGCTAAAAGTCGCAGGAACTCGAGCGGGCGGTTCCGCCATCAAGAACCCGACAGATCCCGAGGGGGAACTACCGTTTGATGAGCTTCTCAACCCTCGCGAGTGAGTCGCTCGCGACTCCGAAATGCTGATGGGCTCGCGGCTGCTCGCTCTTTTGGGCAACCGCTGCCGAGGGCAACCGCAACCTACCAGGCAAACAATGCCGGCAGTTCTCGTGTTGGGGTAAGTGTCGGTATTTCCGCAGCTCCATCGGTATTGCCGGATTCATCCAAGCGAATCTCGGCACAGAACGTTGCAGAGTTAAAACCGCCGAAGCGGGTGACTGTGCTCGTCCGCATCCGCAAATCCGGGCCGGCAAACCAGAAGCGCTCGAATGTACCCATGGTTTCGTAGTCGGTTGTCAAAACCAGTGCCTCACCATCCATCACATAGCAGCCGGCAACGGGGACTATCTCGGCATAACCGCGATCGCGCAGCAGTCGCCCAGTTTGCGAGCTGCCCGGATCGGGCACGATCGCAAATATGGTGCTCCCCGCGTGGTTCTCGTCATCCTTATCCCAAGCCATTGCCCCGTTCCAAGTAACGTGCGCGCCGCCGACGCAAAGGCTTGGGTCGATATCGTGCATCTGGCAAATCTCGACAGTTTGAGGGGTGCCGGCCGCTAGCGCTTCGACGACAACGCAGGAACTGCCATTTTCCGCCCGCCGAAACGGTAGATGATGAGTTGTTCGCAGCGATCGCCACGTGCCCGCACTCCGGCGGAAGAAATCCATCGCATCCACGCTCATTTACTCCTTAGTTCTGTCTGGCTCGGCGGCGATCCATTTGGGTACCGACCGGTTGGTTGTCGATCGCCATCCGAACGTGGCTCATTTCCAGTGTGCGCGATCTAGCCCGTGGAGACTGAATGCCGAACCGTAGCTGTGTCCGCAATTTGCCCCCGACGTGCCGGTGGCTCGAGCTAGAAACCGTCTACCACCAGCGCGAACGCTCGGACAAACTCAGACAATTCCCACTCCGGTTGCGTTAGCTGAGCCCGATATATGTTGGGGATTCAGGGCACGAACTGTCGCGTACTCGCACTCACTATACTTGACTCCGTGTCTGACTCTTGAGGCAACGGTTGAGTAAGCGTGCCAGGCTCTCGATCGCATCCCGCATTATTACGAACCGGCGGACGATTTATAGAGATATCTGCGATCGCCCGACACCGACGCCGAACATTTCCTTAACGAGCTCTAAACCAGCGGGTAGCGCGCGTGGTTGCTTCCCGGCTATTGCGAAGAACACCGAAGCGTTGAAGCCTGGTTGTTCGACAAGTTCATCCGTAAAGGCAGCCGGCCGTATCTTCAGTATCCGCTCTACTTCGTCTTGGGAAAAGTGACGAATTTTTCCGACTGAACGCCTTCTTGAACAATGTAGCCCCGGCAAAGCTCGCGATCCCGCTCGCGCTATTTGAGTGCAAAGCGATCTCGTGTATGAACCCTGACAGCATGCCCACCTCTGTCAAGGGAGGTCGGGTTACCGGGGCGCGATCGCTTTACCATGATGCAAAGACGAGACAGCAAGCGCACATGGACATTCGCAACGGGTTCGTGGGAACCGTCGGCAATACGCCCCTGATTCGACTCAACCGCCTTAGCGATGAAACGGGGTGCGAAATCCTCGGGAAAGCCGAATTCCTCAATCCAGGTGGTTCGGTTAAAGACCGCGCAGCACTGTTCATCATCAAAGACGCCGAAGAACGCGCCTTGCTCGCGCCCGGTGGCACAATCGTCGAAGGTACGGCGGGCAACACGGGTATCGGTCTCGCCCACATTTGCAACGCTAAAGGCTACCGCTGCCTCATCGTCATTCCCGAAACCCAGTCCCAGGAAAAAATCGACCTACTCCGCACCCTCGGAGCGGAAGTGCGCACCGTTCCTGCTGTGCCTTACCGCGATCCCAATAATTACGTCAAGGTCTCCGGTCGGCTGGCCGCAGAGATGGAAAACGCAATTTGGGCCAACCAATTTGACAACCTTGCCAACCGTCGCGCCCACTACGAAACCACCGGTCCCGAAATCTGGGCGCAAACCGACGGCACCGTCGATACTTGGGTCGCGGCTACGGGTACGGGGGGTACCTACGCCGGTGTTGCCCTCTATCTCAAGGAGAAAAACCCCGACATCAAATGCGTTGTTGCCGACCCGATGGGCAGCGGTCTTTATAGTTACGTCAAGACCGGCGAAATCAAAAGCGAAGGTCGTTCGATTACGGAAGGTATTGGCAATGGTCGCGTCACCACCAATATGGAAGGTGCTCCCGCTGATGATGCCGTCCGCGTTGACGACCCGGCCTGTATCAAGATGGTCTACCGCTTGCTGCACGAAGAAGGGTTGTTTATGGGCGGATCGGTTGGGATCAACGTCGTTGCAGCGTACACCCTTGCCAAGCAGCTCGGTCCCGGACGCACGATCGTGACCGTCCTCTGCGACGGTGGCGCGCGCTACCAATCGCGGCTGTTCGATCGCGCCTGGCTTGCCGAGCACGGCTTGTCTCCGGACTAACTTCTTCCTTACGACGGCACGTTCGCTATTATGCCCGATGTCACTGTAGAACCAAGCGCTCGCGATCGCTGGCACCAGCGCATCGGCAACCAGCGCGACTGGGTTTGGCGCGGCTGGCAAATCCGCTATTCTTACTGGCGATCGCCCTGCATCGGGACCGACCTCGGCACCCAATCCAGCACCAACCCCAGCCCCAACTCCAGCAATCCGCCGCTGATTTTACTCCACGGCTTCGGGGCGGCAATCGAGCACTGGCGGCACAACATCCCAGTACTCGCGCCAACTCATTCTGTGTACGCGCTGGATCTATTGGGTTTTGGCTGCTCGCGAAAAGCTGCTACCGAGTATTCGGCTGCCTTTTGGGCGCGCCTCGTCCGCGATTTTTGGGCGACATTTGTCGGGCAACCGACTGTATTGATCGGCAACTCCGTCGGCGCGCTCGTTGCTCTCAATGCGGCTGCGACCTATCCCGAAATGACGGCCGGGTTGGTGCCGATTTCGTTGCCAGATGTGGCCGGACGTGCCGAGATGCTCCCCGGTTGGGCATTGCCACTCGTCAACGCGATTGAAGGTGCAGTGGCTTCGCCGGCACTCATCAAGGGGCTGTTGCGCGTATTGCGACAGCCGGCAGTGATTCGCCGCTGGGCGGGTGTTGCTTACCGCGACCGCGCTGCCGTCACGGACGAACTCGTTGCCATCCTTGCCAATCCAGCTGCCGATGCCGGAGCGGGCGACACGCTCGTTGCCCTCTCGCAGTCCGTCCGCCGTCCCGGATTTTCGCGACCGGTCAAAGACCTGCTGCCGCAGGTACGCGTTCCGATCCTACTGCTCTGGGGAAGTTGCGATCGCATGGTGCCGATTGCCGCGGCGCAAACGTTCCTCGGGCTCAATCCGCTCCTGCAGTTCGTAGAAT
This genomic stretch from Rubidibacter lacunae KORDI 51-2 harbors:
- a CDS encoding FAD-binding oxidoreductase; protein product: MAAADAIASVFDDLVAAGAAECAVDALSCTVVPRSRAALSLVLERAQQKRLRVAIYGCGSKLTWVEPLNADVRLSTRALDCLVEHAVGDLTVTVEAGVRWTELQHVLAKTGQFVPLDPTYPDRATVGGVVATADSGSWRQRYGGVRDLAIGVEFVRADGQVAHAGGRVVKNVAGYDLTKLMVGSHGTLGAIALVTLRTYPLPDDSGTIALVGPADAIARAAQWLRGSALTPTAADLLSAGAVRALELGTSGQGIDLGLLVRFESVAASVAQQCERVAAVAQQLAVRAATFAGEGERDLWARLPLLIHPPSSGLAVTCKIGVLPAEAIAFLARLSAEKECGIVRAGSGLGRLYLASDDPIARLQELRAQCEAGCGYLSLLEAPAEVLQRIGRWGYTGNALPLMRRLKHQFDPDDLLNSGCFVGGI
- a CDS encoding Ycf34 family protein — protein: MCICINCTYVDRCKTYHAVETQHEQLHLTEAPDFEPVEPTINVNIRSRQDHIEIEWDVVGCNSFAEEMGKWVRLRPGEPVPT
- the trpS gene encoding tryptophan--tRNA ligase — protein: MSKPRVLSGVQPTGNLHLGNYLGAIRNWVDGQHQYDNFFCVVDLHAITVPHEPRVLANDTLAIAALYLACGIDLEYSTIFVQSHVSAHSELAWLLNCVTPLNWLERMIQFKEKAVKQGENVGVGLLDYPVLMAADILLYDADKVPVGEDQKQHLELTRDIAARVNDQFASADAPVLKIPDPLIRTEGARVMSLTDGTRKMSKSDPADASRINLLDPPEAIAKKIKRCKTDPLRGLEFDNPERPECQNLLSLYALLAGKTKETVAAECADMGWGQFKPLLTGTAVEALRPIQERHRELSDDKRYLASVLRDGRDRAAAIADATLARVRDALGFLRPF
- a CDS encoding phycobiliprotein lyase encodes the protein MDAMDFFRRSAGTWRSLRTTHHLPFRRAENGSSCVVVEALAAGTPQTVEICQMHDIDPSLCVGGAHVTWNGAMAWDKDDENHAGSTIFAIVPDPGSSQTGRLLRDRGYAEIVPVAGCYVMDGEALVLTTDYETMGTFERFWFAGPDLRMRTSTVTRFGGFNSATFCAEIRLDESGNTDGAAEIPTLTPTRELPALFAW
- a CDS encoding cysteine synthase A; the encoded protein is MDIRNGFVGTVGNTPLIRLNRLSDETGCEILGKAEFLNPGGSVKDRAALFIIKDAEERALLAPGGTIVEGTAGNTGIGLAHICNAKGYRCLIVIPETQSQEKIDLLRTLGAEVRTVPAVPYRDPNNYVKVSGRLAAEMENAIWANQFDNLANRRAHYETTGPEIWAQTDGTVDTWVAATGTGGTYAGVALYLKEKNPDIKCVVADPMGSGLYSYVKTGEIKSEGRSITEGIGNGRVTTNMEGAPADDAVRVDDPACIKMVYRLLHEEGLFMGGSVGINVVAAYTLAKQLGPGRTIVTVLCDGGARYQSRLFDRAWLAEHGLSPD
- a CDS encoding alpha/beta fold hydrolase, encoding MPDVTVEPSARDRWHQRIGNQRDWVWRGWQIRYSYWRSPCIGTDLGTQSSTNPSPNSSNPPLILLHGFGAAIEHWRHNIPVLAPTHSVYALDLLGFGCSRKAATEYSAAFWARLVRDFWATFVGQPTVLIGNSVGALVALNAAATYPEMTAGLVPISLPDVAGRAEMLPGWALPLVNAIEGAVASPALIKGLLRVLRQPAVIRRWAGVAYRDRAAVTDELVAILANPAADAGAGDTLVALSQSVRRPGFSRPVKDLLPQVRVPILLLWGSCDRMVPIAAAQTFLGLNPLLQFVELEDVGHCPHDEAPDRVHAVLLPWLADRVGGAIASLPTHRSQRPVIDRQSDRG